The Salmo salar chromosome ssa06, Ssal_v3.1, whole genome shotgun sequence genome window below encodes:
- the LOC106607029 gene encoding uncharacterized protein, whose translation MSQPSRHWQFEHGDRSDDFCRHLKEGEEERGADVMLQKTGEEMKPSITLRPPPLFRSIGPSGLSASLPPHRRLRSIFRRSRAVLPANRHTGEVSGTHTLQDLLSGTHINTLPHQLTHNDVVSEKDVHINTDSETQTQPKRLMSAHGLTVLEPPTGPLTDTLSFIVSAESRQQGGPPFSQLSPPLRTHIKGRARWGRAVSPLKMRDNLGTGEGGVKEKQKVKKRRLECKGEDHVNDRYVPSFTPETEGDGGLCQWLQSLGIGDREEAISPNRSKPQQSGFRERMAGHREGYLHPAANHRRDRRPHFLPPICQSGSLLHVPLLLPDNSPPPSPCTSPHAPFHPLPVPLLHPLPFRRK comes from the coding sequence ATGTCCCAGCCTTCCCGACACTGGCAGTTTGAACATGGGGACAGATCTGATGACTTCTGCAGGCACCtcaaagagggggaggaggagagaggagcagatgtAATGCTCCAGAAGACGGGTGAAGAGATGAAACCCTCTATCACCCTTCGCCCCCCACCTTTGTTCCGCAGCATCGGACCGTCGGGGCTGTCGGCCAGCCTACCACCCCACCGTCGTCTCCGCTCCATATTCCGCAGATCCAGAGCGGTGCTGCCTGCGAATAGACACACCGGCGAGGTTTCAGGAACACACACCCTCCAAGATTTACTGTCAGGCACccacatcaacacactcccacatCAACTGACTCACAATGACGTAGTGTCAGAAAAGGACGTTCACATAAACACAGactcagagacacaaacacagccCAAGAGACTCATGAGTGCACATGGGCTCACTGTATTAGAACCACCAACTGGACCTCTCACAGATACACTCTCATTCATAGTCAGTGCTGAAAGCAGACAGCAGGGCGGACCGCCTTTTTCTCAGCTTTCCCCACCCCTAAGGACCCATATCAAAGGCAGGGCAAGATGGGGCAGAGCAGTGTCTCCTCTTAAAATGCGAGATAATCTTGGGactggagagggaggagtgaaaGAGAAGCAGAAGGTGAAGAAGAGGAGGCTGGAGTGTAAAGGAGAGGACCATGTCAATGACAGATATGTCCCATCCTTCAccccagagacagagggagatggtggactgtgCCAGTGGTTACAGAGTCTGGGGATTGGAGATAGAGAGGAGGCCATTTCCCCCAACAGAAGTAAACCGCAGCAGAGTGGGTTCAGAGAGAGGATGGCTGGACACAGAGAGGGGTATTTACATCCAGCAGCCAACCACAGGAGAGACAGACGCCCCCACTTCCTCCCGCCTATCTGTCAGTCTGGCTCCCTCCTCCATGTACCCCTGCTGCTTCCCGATAACTCCCCGCCACCCTCGCCATGCACCTCCCCACACGCCCCCTTCCATCCCTTGCCTGtacccctcctccaccctctgccCTTCAGGAGGAAGTGA